A section of the Agromyces aurantiacus genome encodes:
- a CDS encoding DUF4190 domain-containing protein: MTAPAATTPQTDRWNVWAIVAFITVWFTVILGLIFGHIALSQIKRTGERGHGLALAAVIIGWIAVALGGLAAMFFLIWGGLYVSSNG; the protein is encoded by the coding sequence ATGACCGCTCCCGCCGCCACCACCCCGCAGACCGATCGCTGGAACGTCTGGGCGATCGTCGCCTTCATCACCGTGTGGTTCACGGTGATCCTCGGCCTGATCTTCGGCCACATCGCCCTGTCGCAGATCAAGCGCACCGGCGAGCGCGGCCACGGCCTCGCCCTGGCCGCCGTCATCATCGGATGGATCGCCGTCGCGCTGGGCGGCCTCGCCGCGATGTTCTTCCTGATCTGGGGCGGCCTGTACGTCTCGTCGAACGGCTGA
- a CDS encoding flavodoxin domain-containing protein produces MRVLVAYASKYGATEGIARRIGKRLGERGLEVDVMDAKELDESSGYDAYVVGSATYEFNWRKPARRFVERNAEELAAKPTWLFASGPLGTEKVDKDGNDVLKGAEPKQFAKYEELVHPRGTQVFRGAYHHDKIRGADRMIVWMPALRDIMPEGDFREWDAVDAWAGSIADALAAAPSAQG; encoded by the coding sequence ATGAGGGTGCTGGTCGCCTACGCGAGCAAGTACGGCGCGACCGAGGGCATCGCGCGGCGCATCGGGAAGCGCCTGGGCGAACGCGGGCTCGAGGTTGACGTCATGGACGCCAAGGAACTCGACGAGTCATCCGGATACGACGCCTACGTCGTAGGCTCGGCGACGTACGAGTTCAACTGGCGCAAGCCGGCGCGCAGGTTCGTCGAGCGCAACGCCGAGGAGCTGGCGGCGAAGCCGACCTGGCTGTTCGCGAGCGGCCCGCTCGGCACGGAGAAGGTCGACAAGGACGGCAACGACGTGCTGAAGGGCGCCGAGCCCAAGCAGTTCGCGAAATACGAGGAGCTCGTGCATCCGCGCGGCACGCAGGTGTTCCGCGGCGCGTACCACCACGACAAGATCCGCGGCGCCGACCGCATGATCGTGTGGATGCCGGCGCTGCGCGACATCATGCCCGAGGGCGACTTCCGCGAGTGGGACGCGGTCGACGCGTGGGCGGGCTCGATCGCCGACGCGCTGGCGGCCGCGCCATCCGCTCAGGGCTGA
- a CDS encoding class I SAM-dependent methyltransferase, protein MSRHEHEHEDGGTDGADASMFEPPAWDERYSGEQQVWSGEPNVQLVAEASRLTPGTALDVGCGEGGDVIWLAQHGWRVTGADFSASGLARAARNAERAGVADRVDWWQVDARTFTADGRTYDLVTTHFLHPPGHGMVEVVRRLATAVAPGGHLLVVGHAPSEAFAHLATSHHDALLLAEELVPGLPDDLEPIVVDQRPRTVVRDGRTMEIHDSTLLARRAPAGPALPE, encoded by the coding sequence ATGAGTCGACACGAGCATGAGCACGAAGACGGCGGCACGGATGGCGCGGACGCGTCGATGTTCGAACCGCCCGCGTGGGACGAGCGGTACTCGGGCGAGCAGCAGGTGTGGAGCGGCGAGCCGAACGTGCAGCTGGTCGCCGAGGCATCCCGGCTGACGCCCGGCACGGCGCTCGACGTCGGATGCGGCGAGGGCGGCGACGTCATCTGGCTCGCCCAGCACGGATGGCGCGTGACGGGCGCTGACTTCTCGGCGAGCGGGCTCGCGCGCGCCGCGCGCAACGCCGAGCGGGCGGGCGTCGCCGACCGCGTCGACTGGTGGCAGGTCGACGCGCGCACCTTCACGGCCGACGGGCGGACGTACGACCTGGTGACGACGCACTTCCTGCATCCGCCCGGCCACGGCATGGTCGAGGTCGTCCGCCGTCTCGCGACGGCCGTCGCTCCGGGCGGGCACTTGCTCGTCGTCGGCCACGCGCCATCCGAGGCCTTCGCACATCTCGCGACGAGCCATCACGACGCGTTGTTGCTCGCCGAGGAGCTGGTGCCGGGCCTGCCCGACGACCTCGAGCCGATCGTCGTCGATCAGCGGCCGCGCACGGTGGTCCGCGACGGCCGCACGATGGAGATCCACGACTCGACGCTGCTCGCGCGGCGCGCTCCGGCGGGCCCGGCGCTCCCGGAGTGA
- a CDS encoding glycosyltransferase: protein MRILLVSAGSRGDVEPFTALARRAATSGHEVRLAVPDRSGVDLTGLDVRSLGVDFTAMIESQGVSPIAAMRNLREVVRPVMRGVLVGAAEAAREYRPDVIAWHPKVLSAPIAADALGIPHVLVEMVPAMTPTREFPAAGTVTRSLGPLNPLTYRAASAAAGMFRRELDEAAAVLGVPRPRRSSAPAATLMPISPAILPRPADWPASVRLTGAWRSGATDGAGPALDPGVEAFVRGGPFLYAGFGSMAAGDPVARGRALVDAARSHRLRLLVATGLGGIAIPDELRGDDLLVTRSVDHGAVLPHAVAAIHHGGIGTVQAATAAGTVSIVVPFIADQPFWGARLLEAGLAPAAIPQRRLTATRLGEAIAAAPRCSAAVGEAAERMAHEDGAGEAVRALEELVPQPA, encoded by the coding sequence ATGAGGATCCTGCTGGTCAGCGCCGGATCGCGCGGCGACGTGGAGCCGTTCACGGCGCTCGCGCGTCGCGCCGCGACATCCGGTCACGAGGTTCGCCTGGCCGTGCCCGACCGCTCGGGCGTCGACCTCACGGGGCTCGACGTGCGCAGCCTCGGCGTCGACTTCACGGCGATGATCGAGTCGCAGGGGGTGTCGCCGATCGCGGCGATGCGGAACCTGCGCGAGGTGGTGCGGCCGGTCATGCGCGGCGTGCTCGTCGGCGCGGCCGAGGCGGCGCGCGAGTACCGGCCCGACGTGATCGCGTGGCATCCGAAGGTGCTGTCGGCGCCGATCGCGGCCGACGCGCTCGGCATCCCGCACGTGCTCGTCGAGATGGTGCCCGCGATGACGCCGACGCGCGAGTTCCCGGCGGCCGGCACCGTCACGCGCAGCCTCGGGCCGCTGAACCCGCTGACGTACCGGGCGGCGTCGGCGGCGGCCGGGATGTTCCGTCGCGAGCTCGACGAAGCGGCAGCCGTGCTCGGCGTGCCGCGGCCGCGCCGTTCATCCGCGCCCGCGGCGACGCTCATGCCAATCAGCCCGGCGATCCTCCCCCGGCCCGCCGACTGGCCCGCGTCGGTGCGGCTCACCGGGGCATGGCGGTCAGGGGCGACGGATGGCGCGGGGCCCGCGCTCGACCCGGGCGTCGAGGCCTTCGTGCGGGGTGGGCCGTTCCTCTACGCCGGGTTCGGATCCATGGCCGCGGGCGATCCCGTCGCGCGTGGGCGCGCGCTCGTCGACGCGGCACGGTCGCACCGGCTGCGGCTGCTCGTCGCGACCGGTCTCGGCGGCATCGCGATCCCCGACGAGCTGCGCGGCGACGACCTGCTCGTCACCCGCTCGGTCGATCACGGGGCAGTGCTGCCGCACGCGGTCGCCGCGATCCACCACGGCGGCATCGGCACGGTGCAGGCCGCGACCGCGGCGGGCACGGTCTCGATCGTCGTGCCGTTCATCGCCGACCAGCCGTTCTGGGGGGCCCGGCTGCTCGAGGCGGGGCTCGCGCCGGCCGCGATCCCCCAGCGCCGGCTCACCGCGACACGCCTCGGCGAGGCGATCGCGGCAGCGCCGCGCTGCTCCGCCGCCGTCGGCGAGGCGGCCGAGCGGATGGCACACGAGGACGGCGCCGGCGAGGCCGTACGCGCGCTCGAGGAGCTCGTGCCGCAGCCCGCGTGA
- a CDS encoding TetR family transcriptional regulator, whose translation MRTALVADGDLTARARILASAFDRFAARGYEGASLREIASNAGVSTALVTHHFGTKLALREECDARVARFIADKRDGATGAADVLGEVLGTYGPYLARMLGDGGEASAALFARLLEVARAMIDDGSASGWLRPSRDPEAQAATLVMLGVAPFLMIGPLTSWAGGADRALGRIAVPLAELYTHGLTTDDRLLAAVGLASEEAR comes from the coding sequence ATGCGTACAGCCCTGGTCGCCGACGGCGACCTCACCGCCCGAGCGCGGATCCTCGCGAGCGCGTTCGACCGCTTCGCCGCGCGCGGATACGAGGGCGCGAGCCTGCGCGAGATCGCGTCGAACGCCGGCGTGAGCACGGCGCTCGTCACCCATCACTTCGGCACGAAGCTCGCCCTGCGTGAGGAGTGCGACGCGCGCGTCGCGCGGTTCATCGCCGACAAGCGGGACGGCGCGACCGGCGCGGCCGACGTGCTCGGCGAGGTGCTCGGCACCTACGGGCCGTACCTCGCACGCATGCTCGGTGACGGCGGCGAGGCATCCGCCGCGCTGTTCGCGCGGCTGCTCGAGGTCGCGCGCGCGATGATCGACGACGGTTCGGCGAGCGGATGGCTCCGCCCGTCGCGCGATCCCGAGGCGCAGGCCGCGACGCTCGTCATGCTCGGCGTCGCGCCGTTCCTCATGATCGGCCCGCTCACCTCGTGGGCGGGCGGCGCCGACCGGGCGCTCGGGCGGATCGCCGTGCCGCTCGCCGAGCTCTACACGCACGGGCTCACGACCGACGACCGCCTGCTCGCGGCGGTCGGGCTCGCATCGGAGGAGGCGCGATGA
- a CDS encoding TetR/AcrR family transcriptional regulator, which translates to MTPPRPPADLDALREGLLEHARRIVARDGVAGLTMRALATEAGSAVGLSYKAFASRDDLLAQLAGRAIDELSAQLDEWAATPGGRVEDRLREFAELVLSSDAPSIVAQLPGGTGAEGPLREAFDRGSAREWDRLLADFLAERRAAGELAPDVDPEAYAFLIAGALHNLIASGGAWRRPDRAVIERHLAAVAGHLAADRSAVGDTARG; encoded by the coding sequence ATGACGCCGCCCCGCCCGCCCGCCGACCTCGACGCCCTCCGCGAGGGCCTGCTCGAGCACGCCCGGCGCATCGTCGCGCGCGACGGCGTAGCCGGGCTCACGATGCGCGCGCTCGCGACCGAAGCGGGATCCGCCGTCGGCCTCTCCTACAAGGCGTTCGCGTCGCGCGACGACCTGCTCGCCCAGCTCGCCGGCCGCGCGATCGACGAGCTCTCCGCCCAGCTCGACGAGTGGGCGGCGACGCCCGGCGGCCGCGTCGAGGACCGCCTGCGCGAATTCGCCGAACTCGTGTTGTCCTCCGACGCGCCGTCGATCGTCGCACAGCTGCCCGGCGGCACGGGCGCCGAGGGTCCGCTGCGCGAGGCGTTCGACCGCGGCAGCGCCCGCGAATGGGACCGCCTGCTCGCCGACTTCCTCGCCGAGCGCCGCGCTGCGGGCGAACTCGCGCCCGACGTCGACCCCGAGGCGTACGCCTTCCTCATCGCAGGGGCGCTGCACAACCTCATCGCCTCCGGCGGCGCGTGGCGCCGCCCCGATCGCGCGGTCATCGAGCGCCACCTCGCGGCCGTCGCCGGCCACCTCGCGGCCGACCGCTCGGCGGTCGGCGACACCGCGCGCGGCTGA
- a CDS encoding VOC family protein, with protein MNTTDTITISSIDAITLDAPDPEAAARFYADAFGLGSEVRVRAADAATSGFRGYTVSLIVAQPADVRALFDSAVAAGATVLKPVEKSLWGVGCVIQAPDGAIWKIATSAKKDSGPATRTIQQIVLLLGADDVAASKRFYVDRGLAVGKSFGSYVDFAMPGSRIGLGLYKRRALAKDAGVAPEGSGSHAIRIVGGASFTDPDGFAWAASE; from the coding sequence ATGAACACCACCGACACCATCACCATCTCGTCCATCGACGCCATCACCCTCGACGCCCCCGACCCCGAGGCCGCCGCGCGGTTCTACGCCGACGCGTTCGGGCTCGGCTCCGAGGTGCGCGTGCGCGCCGCGGATGCCGCGACGAGCGGGTTCCGCGGATACACCGTGTCGCTCATCGTCGCCCAGCCGGCTGACGTCCGCGCGTTGTTCGACTCGGCTGTCGCGGCAGGCGCGACCGTGCTGAAGCCCGTCGAGAAGTCGTTGTGGGGCGTGGGCTGCGTCATCCAGGCACCCGACGGGGCGATCTGGAAGATCGCGACCTCAGCCAAGAAGGACTCGGGCCCCGCGACGCGCACCATCCAGCAGATCGTGCTGCTGCTCGGCGCCGACGACGTCGCCGCGAGCAAGCGGTTCTACGTCGACCGGGGTCTCGCGGTCGGCAAGAGCTTCGGCAGCTACGTCGACTTCGCGATGCCGGGCAGCCGCATCGGGCTCGGGCTCTACAAGCGCCGCGCGCTCGCGAAGGACGCCGGCGTCGCGCCCGAGGGCTCGGGCTCGCACGCCATCCGCATCGTCGGGGGAGCGTCGTTCACCGACCCCGACGGGTTCGCCTGGGCCGCATCCGAGTGA
- a CDS encoding response regulator transcription factor, whose amino-acid sequence MNVRVLIADDQDLVRTGLRMILDAQPDIEVVGEARDGAEAVALARDIRPDVCLLDIRMPVMDGLEATRELAGPGVADPIPVVVITTFDLDEYVYTALRSGARGFLLKDAGAALLREAVHAAARGDALIAPNVTVRLIEAFAGAAGGAGGAGGAGGASVEGGSAVSPMSTLSPSSPLSDREEEVLALVARGLGNAEIGRELYISLGTVKTHIASLMAKLGARNRVELAIWSHERDRASR is encoded by the coding sequence ATGAACGTGCGCGTGCTGATCGCCGACGACCAGGACCTCGTGCGCACCGGCCTGCGCATGATCCTCGACGCGCAACCCGACATCGAGGTCGTCGGCGAGGCGCGCGATGGCGCCGAGGCCGTGGCCCTCGCACGCGACATCCGGCCCGACGTGTGCCTGCTCGACATCCGGATGCCCGTGATGGACGGGCTCGAGGCGACGCGCGAGCTGGCCGGGCCGGGCGTCGCCGACCCGATCCCCGTGGTCGTGATCACGACCTTCGACCTCGACGAGTACGTCTACACCGCGCTGCGATCGGGTGCGCGCGGGTTCCTGCTGAAGGACGCCGGCGCGGCGCTGCTGCGCGAGGCCGTGCACGCGGCGGCTCGCGGCGACGCGCTCATCGCGCCGAACGTGACCGTGCGGCTGATCGAGGCGTTCGCGGGGGCGGCTGGCGGGGCCGGCGGGGCCGGTGGCGCCGGGGGTGCTTCCGTGGAGGGCGGCTCCGCCGTCTCGCCCATGTCGACCCTGTCGCCGTCCTCGCCACTCAGCGATCGCGAGGAAGAGGTGCTCGCGTTGGTCGCGCGCGGCCTCGGCAACGCCGAGATCGGGCGCGAGCTGTACATCTCGCTCGGCACGGTGAAGACCCACATCGCGAGCCTCATGGCCAAGCTCGGCGCCCGGAACCGCGTCGAACTGGCGATCTGGTCGCACGAGCGCGACCGGGCGTCCCGCTGA
- a CDS encoding sensor histidine kinase: MTSPVRALWDAPAASPPPPRRVWRDWLLVAVLPALVVLEAVLRTDVPWRWLWASVLVALVPTLLWRRARPFTMLALAFGTGTVVGLVPGGDPQLFTSAYMLILVYAVMRWGSGRAMLGAAVILAAGILLSLPVGGQTVGEAIGGLAVVLTTCTLGIAFRWRAGAHERELEGVRLLEREQLARDLHDTVAHHVSAIAIQAQAGTAVAANDPGAAVEVLRVIEGEASRTLDEMRSMVRVLRRADVAELAPAPGLDDVRRLARPAVDGSGAGAGSGSGAGSGSGSGSGSGAGAGSGSGSGAGPGFGPGFGSGSGFGSGSGFGSSSGSGSGVASAHAARGSGLRGPEVRVTVDGDGDDVPPAVGAAVFRIAQEAITNARRHAKGATRVDVGVRVDADGVRLDVRDDGAAATSAAPGFGLTGMAERAALLGGTCSAGPAPGGGWAVTAELPRAGWTA; this comes from the coding sequence ATGACGAGCCCCGTCCGGGCGCTGTGGGACGCGCCGGCCGCGTCCCCGCCGCCGCCCCGCCGGGTGTGGCGCGACTGGCTGCTCGTCGCGGTGCTCCCCGCGCTCGTCGTGCTCGAGGCGGTGCTGCGCACGGATGTGCCGTGGCGCTGGCTCTGGGCGTCGGTGCTGGTCGCGCTCGTGCCGACGCTGCTCTGGCGCCGCGCGCGCCCGTTCACGATGCTCGCGCTCGCCTTCGGCACCGGGACCGTGGTGGGACTCGTACCCGGCGGCGACCCGCAGCTGTTCACGAGCGCGTACATGCTGATCCTCGTCTACGCGGTCATGCGCTGGGGCTCCGGCCGCGCGATGCTCGGCGCTGCGGTGATTCTCGCCGCGGGCATCCTGTTGTCGCTGCCCGTCGGCGGGCAGACGGTCGGCGAGGCGATCGGCGGGCTCGCCGTGGTGCTCACGACCTGCACGCTGGGCATCGCGTTCCGCTGGCGGGCCGGCGCGCACGAGCGCGAGCTCGAGGGCGTGCGGCTGCTCGAGCGCGAGCAGCTCGCACGCGACCTGCACGACACCGTGGCGCACCACGTCTCGGCGATCGCGATCCAGGCGCAGGCCGGCACGGCGGTCGCCGCGAACGACCCGGGCGCCGCAGTCGAGGTGCTGCGCGTCATCGAGGGCGAGGCGTCGCGCACGCTCGACGAGATGCGCTCGATGGTGCGCGTGCTGCGGCGAGCGGATGTCGCGGAGCTCGCTCCCGCGCCCGGGCTCGACGATGTGCGGCGGCTCGCGCGACCGGCCGTCGACGGCTCCGGGGCCGGGGCCGGGTCGGGCTCCGGGGCCGGGTCCGGGTCCGGGTCCGGGTCGGGCTCCGGGGCCGGGGCCGGGTCCGGGTCCGGTTCCGGAGCCGGGCCCGGTTTCGGGCCCGGTTTCGGGTCCGGGTCCGGCTTCGGGTCCGGGTCCGGCTTCGGGTCCAGCTCCGGCTCCGGCTCCGGCGTCGCGTCGGCCCACGCCGCGCGCGGCTCCGGGCTGCGCGGCCCCGAAGTGCGCGTCACGGTGGACGGCGACGGCGACGACGTGCCGCCCGCGGTCGGCGCGGCGGTGTTCCGCATCGCGCAGGAGGCCATCACGAACGCGCGGCGGCACGCGAAGGGAGCGACGCGCGTGGACGTCGGCGTGCGGGTCGACGCCGACGGCGTGCGACTCGACGTGCGCGACGACGGCGCGGCCGCGACATCCGCCGCACCGGGCTTCGGACTCACCGGCATGGCCGAGCGCGCCGCGCTGCTGGGCGGCACCTGCTCGGCCGGGCCGGCGCCCGGCGGCGGCTGGGCCGTGACCGCGGAGCTGCCGCGGGCAGGATGGACCGCATGA
- a CDS encoding DUF2306 domain-containing protein, with protein MTQTSAPRRGRPEWLVPAGLILLSVVPMIAGASRLTQLTTGATVTAENSRFFDSPVPIVVHIVGSLLFAVLGALQFAPSLRRRRWHRMSGRVAAPAGLASALSGLWMAVAYDLPAPSGLALMVMRLGFGTAMAAGIVIAFVAIRSGDVRTHRAWMTRAYAIAMGAGTQVLTFAPWTLAFGAPGEAVHAVLMGAGWVINLAVAELVIRGWSRRDIRRHPAPPAPTAVTGARLS; from the coding sequence ATGACCCAGACCTCCGCCCCTCGCCGGGGCCGCCCCGAATGGCTCGTGCCCGCGGGGCTCATCCTGCTCAGCGTCGTGCCCATGATCGCGGGCGCGTCGCGCCTGACCCAGCTCACGACGGGCGCGACCGTGACGGCCGAGAATTCGCGCTTCTTCGACTCGCCGGTGCCCATCGTGGTGCACATCGTCGGATCGCTGCTGTTCGCGGTGCTCGGCGCGCTCCAGTTCGCGCCATCGCTCCGGCGGCGGCGCTGGCACCGGATGTCAGGGCGCGTCGCGGCTCCCGCGGGCCTCGCGTCGGCACTGTCGGGGCTCTGGATGGCGGTCGCGTACGACCTGCCCGCCCCGAGCGGCCTCGCGCTCATGGTCATGCGCCTCGGGTTCGGCACCGCGATGGCGGCGGGGATCGTGATCGCGTTCGTCGCGATCCGGAGCGGCGACGTACGCACGCACCGCGCATGGATGACGCGCGCCTACGCGATCGCCATGGGCGCGGGCACGCAGGTGCTCACGTTCGCGCCGTGGACGCTCGCGTTCGGCGCGCCGGGCGAGGCGGTCCACGCCGTGCTCATGGGCGCGGGCTGGGTGATCAACCTCGCGGTCGCGGAGCTCGTGATCCGCGGGTGGTCGCGTCGCGACATCCGCCGCCACCCCGCCCCGCCCGCGCCGACGGCGGTGACCGGTGCCCGCCTATCATGA
- a CDS encoding YybH family protein has product MNEREEFLEWVHGPLVAAERAMFDGDDGPRRAVWAQADPVSVFGAWRNAVGRPALVEAFDELAMSFSHCTAYALDLISFDVVGDMAYTVGYERVTTSVNGAPRSVTIRSTQVYRRDDGEWRVVHRHADTIS; this is encoded by the coding sequence ATGAACGAGCGCGAGGAGTTCCTGGAATGGGTGCACGGTCCGCTGGTCGCGGCCGAGCGCGCGATGTTCGACGGCGATGACGGCCCGCGTCGTGCCGTCTGGGCGCAGGCCGACCCGGTCAGCGTGTTCGGCGCGTGGCGCAACGCCGTCGGCCGGCCGGCGCTCGTCGAGGCGTTCGACGAACTCGCGATGAGCTTCTCGCACTGCACCGCGTACGCGCTCGACCTCATCTCGTTCGACGTCGTGGGAGACATGGCCTACACGGTCGGGTACGAGCGGGTGACGACCTCCGTCAACGGGGCGCCCCGCTCTGTCACGATCCGGTCCACGCAGGTCTACCGGCGTGACGACGGCGAGTGGCGGGTCGTGCACCGCCACGCCGACACGATCAGCTGA
- a CDS encoding DNA-formamidopyrimidine glycosylase family protein: MPESPEVQALVEELGAQLTGRTITDVDVIEFRVTKTRALPLSTLVGAQVTGAVRHGKLVDLGFGPTHLVVSLGRHGWARWADGAAAPSGTDDAEPPPPALAAITFDDGRTLEFTDAGNFVSLGAWVVDDPFEVPAVAKLGPDPAAPGFSRADFDAAMLGRRKQVKAVLQEQESLAGVGNAYSDEILHAAKVSPVVHAAALAADERDRLFDETVGTIASAIDARRGIPIDRLKADKVAAMRVHGRAGEPCPRCGDTIRDFTFGSTIAQYCPTCQTDGAVLPLKEA; encoded by the coding sequence ATGCCCGAGTCGCCCGAGGTCCAGGCGCTCGTCGAGGAGCTCGGCGCGCAGCTGACGGGCCGCACGATCACCGACGTCGACGTCATCGAGTTCCGCGTCACCAAGACGCGCGCCCTACCGCTGAGCACGCTGGTCGGCGCGCAGGTCACGGGTGCCGTCCGCCACGGCAAGCTCGTCGACCTCGGGTTCGGCCCGACGCACCTCGTGGTCTCGCTCGGCCGGCACGGCTGGGCGAGATGGGCGGATGGCGCGGCCGCGCCATCCGGCACCGACGACGCCGAACCCCCGCCGCCCGCCCTCGCCGCGATCACCTTCGACGACGGGCGCACGCTCGAGTTCACCGACGCAGGCAACTTCGTGTCGCTCGGTGCCTGGGTCGTCGACGATCCGTTCGAGGTGCCGGCGGTCGCCAAGCTCGGACCCGACCCCGCCGCGCCCGGGTTCAGCCGCGCCGACTTCGACGCCGCGATGCTCGGTCGCCGCAAGCAGGTCAAGGCCGTGCTGCAGGAGCAGGAGTCGCTCGCCGGCGTCGGCAACGCCTACTCCGATGAGATCCTGCACGCGGCGAAGGTCTCGCCGGTCGTGCACGCCGCAGCGCTCGCCGCCGACGAGCGCGACCGGCTCTTCGACGAGACGGTCGGCACGATCGCCTCCGCGATCGACGCGCGCCGCGGCATCCCGATCGACCGGCTCAAGGCCGACAAGGTCGCGGCCATGCGCGTGCACGGGCGGGCCGGCGAGCCGTGCCCGCGCTGCGGCGACACGATCCGCGACTTCACGTTCGGCAGCACCATCGCGCAGTACTGCCCGACCTGCCAGACCGATGGCGCGGTGCTGCCGCTCAAGGAGGCGTAA
- a CDS encoding serine hydrolase domain-containing protein, whose product MRILRRVVVAAAVLVLLVIAAFTGVYLWQQPILLTGTGYAAHNACAVNEVAGRDDPERDLPPNPLVPYLRIDGEGDPTTGSILGALARQRAWHTDGFGCTLAAERPELGDATAIDAGANPFTDAPAPDATANPDLEAALDQAFGSDLDAADAKALGTRGVVVVKDGELVAERYADGFDAETPQLGWSMSKSVANLLTGVLVKQGVVALDDDHLRPEWTDRRADITVEQLLRQTSGLEWDETYDLGTPITRMLYLEPDMADYVASLPLAHEPGTVQQYSSGNTTLLCDILAERTGLGADLPRRELLAPLGLTTAILEPDASGTPVCSSYLWASPRDWAAIGQFALQDGEWNGEQLLPDGWMAESLSATDVDETDDPGNGMSWRTNVLPSGELRWPELPEDTYYAAGHDGQKVLVVPSEQLVVVRMGFTPEADEDPSVVQLVADAIAALD is encoded by the coding sequence GTGCGCATCCTCCGCCGCGTCGTCGTCGCCGCAGCCGTCCTCGTCCTGCTCGTCATCGCCGCCTTCACCGGCGTCTATCTCTGGCAGCAGCCGATCCTGCTGACGGGCACCGGCTACGCCGCGCACAACGCATGCGCGGTGAACGAGGTCGCCGGCCGTGACGACCCCGAGCGCGACCTGCCGCCGAACCCGCTCGTGCCCTACCTCCGCATCGACGGCGAGGGCGATCCGACCACCGGATCGATCCTCGGTGCGCTCGCGCGCCAGCGCGCCTGGCACACCGACGGCTTCGGCTGCACGCTCGCGGCCGAGCGGCCCGAGCTCGGCGACGCGACCGCGATCGACGCGGGCGCGAACCCGTTCACCGACGCGCCCGCGCCCGATGCCACCGCGAACCCCGACCTCGAGGCCGCGCTCGACCAGGCCTTCGGCAGCGACCTCGACGCCGCCGACGCGAAGGCACTCGGCACCCGGGGCGTGGTCGTCGTGAAGGACGGTGAGCTCGTGGCCGAGCGGTACGCCGACGGGTTCGACGCCGAGACGCCCCAGCTCGGCTGGTCGATGTCGAAGAGCGTCGCGAACCTGCTCACGGGCGTGCTCGTGAAGCAGGGCGTCGTCGCCCTCGACGACGATCACCTGCGCCCGGAGTGGACGGACAGGCGCGCCGACATCACCGTCGAGCAGCTGCTGCGCCAGACCAGCGGCCTCGAGTGGGACGAGACGTACGACCTCGGCACGCCGATCACGCGCATGCTCTACCTCGAGCCCGACATGGCCGACTACGTCGCGAGCCTGCCGCTCGCGCACGAGCCCGGCACGGTGCAGCAGTACTCGAGCGGCAACACCACGCTGCTGTGCGACATCCTCGCCGAACGCACCGGCCTCGGCGCCGACCTGCCGCGGCGCGAGCTGCTCGCGCCGCTCGGCCTCACGACCGCGATCCTCGAACCGGATGCCTCGGGCACGCCGGTCTGCTCGTCCTACCTCTGGGCCAGCCCGCGCGATTGGGCCGCGATCGGGCAGTTCGCGCTGCAGGACGGCGAATGGAACGGCGAGCAGCTCCTGCCCGACGGCTGGATGGCCGAGAGCCTCAGCGCCACCGACGTCGACGAGACCGACGACCCCGGCAACGGCATGAGCTGGCGCACGAACGTGCTGCCGAGCGGCGAGCTCCGTTGGCCCGAGCTGCCCGAGGACACCTACTACGCGGCCGGGCACGACGGGCAGAAGGTGCTCGTCGTCCCGTCGGAGCAGCTCGTCGTCGTGCGCATGGGCTTCACGCCCGAGGCCGACGAGGATCCCTCGGTCGTGCAGCTCGTCGCCGACGCGATCGCCGCGCTCGACTAG